One Antiquaquibacter oligotrophicus genomic region harbors:
- a CDS encoding DMT family transporter has product MEGKFRWMVVTAIAPIAWGSTYVVTRELLPAEHPLWGALLRALPAGLILLALARRLPRGSWWWKSLVLGTLNIGAFFVLVYLAAVLLPSSVASTVMATSAGVILVLAWPLLAQRPRLVSAIGAAIGFVGVAVMLGPGGEPINGWGVLISLVAMTSSSVGFLLARRWGGDVPLLASTAWQLIAGSLLLAPVAIIVEGPPPTLDATSLWGFAYITIIGTAVAFVAWFAGLRHLPAGVVGVIGLLNPVTGVLLGTLLVGELLGPAQIVGIALVLTGVLVGQFAARPSRRPAPQHEPAASR; this is encoded by the coding sequence ATGGAAGGTAAATTCCGGTGGATGGTCGTGACGGCCATCGCCCCCATTGCGTGGGGATCGACCTACGTCGTGACTCGTGAGCTACTGCCGGCCGAGCATCCGCTGTGGGGTGCCCTTCTGCGTGCCCTGCCCGCAGGTCTCATCCTGCTCGCTCTCGCGCGCCGACTCCCCCGCGGGAGCTGGTGGTGGAAATCGCTCGTCCTCGGCACACTCAACATCGGCGCCTTTTTTGTTCTCGTGTATCTCGCCGCCGTGCTGCTGCCGTCGAGCGTCGCCTCCACCGTCATGGCGACATCGGCGGGCGTCATCCTCGTGCTCGCGTGGCCGCTCCTCGCTCAGCGCCCGCGACTCGTCTCGGCGATCGGGGCCGCAATCGGGTTCGTTGGCGTGGCCGTCATGCTCGGGCCGGGTGGCGAACCGATCAACGGATGGGGTGTGCTGATCTCGCTCGTCGCCATGACGAGCTCGTCGGTGGGCTTCCTTCTCGCTCGGCGATGGGGTGGAGACGTGCCCCTGCTCGCGTCCACCGCGTGGCAGCTGATCGCGGGCTCCCTTCTGCTCGCGCCCGTGGCGATCATCGTCGAAGGGCCACCGCCAACCCTCGACGCCACCTCACTGTGGGGTTTCGCCTACATCACCATCATCGGAACGGCCGTCGCCTTCGTCGCGTGGTTCGCCGGGCTGCGCCACCTACCGGCGGGAGTGGTCGGCGTGATTGGACTCCTCAACCCCGTCACGGGAGTGCTGCTCGGCACGCTCCTCGTCGGCGAACTCCTCGGGCCCGCACAGATCGTGGGTATCGCCCTCGTTCTGACGGGAGTCCTCGTTGGTCAGTTCGCCGCGCGACCTAGCCGACGGCCTGCGCCACAACACGAGCCAGCCGCTTCCCGATGA
- a CDS encoding MmgE/PrpD family protein: MKLHPVRTYRSDEHLAREDQLAWKIAAVASEQLEPTTEVTDMVINRIIDNAAVAAASLTRAPVVSARAQAAAHPVSRNGSGSTVFGNAEPTSPEWAAWANGVAVRELDFHDTFLAADYSHPGDNIPAITAVAQHLGRSGAELLRGIVTGYEIQVDLVKAISLHKHKIDHVAHLGPSAAAGIGTLLNLPTEVIFHAIGQALHTTTATRQSRKGEISTWKAHAPAFAGKMAVEAVDRAMRGQTSPTPIYEGEDGVIAWLLDGPDGRYEVPLPEAGEARVAILDTYTKEHSAEYQAQAWIDLARRLGNEHPALRDPANIVRAVLHTSHHTHYVIGSGANDPQKYDPTASRETLDHSIPYIFTVALQDGEWHHERSYAPERAGRADTVELWNKVTTVEDAEWTRRYHSLDITEKAFGGRVEIELTDGSRVVEEIAVADAHPLGARPFARAQYVQKFRELADGVLASAEIERFLDTAQRLPELSAAELGGLTINGDFPAVTAKGIF; the protein is encoded by the coding sequence ATGAAGCTTCACCCCGTACGCACCTACCGCAGTGACGAGCACCTCGCTCGCGAAGACCAGCTGGCCTGGAAGATCGCCGCGGTGGCCAGCGAACAGCTCGAACCCACGACCGAGGTGACCGACATGGTCATCAACCGGATCATCGACAACGCGGCCGTTGCCGCCGCATCCCTCACGCGTGCACCCGTTGTGTCCGCGCGAGCCCAGGCGGCCGCCCACCCTGTGTCGCGCAACGGGTCAGGCTCCACCGTCTTTGGCAACGCCGAGCCAACGAGTCCCGAGTGGGCCGCCTGGGCCAACGGTGTTGCGGTGCGCGAACTCGACTTCCACGACACCTTCCTCGCCGCCGACTACTCGCACCCGGGCGACAACATCCCCGCCATCACCGCCGTCGCCCAACACCTCGGCCGCAGCGGTGCCGAACTGTTGCGCGGCATCGTCACCGGATACGAGATCCAGGTCGACCTCGTCAAGGCGATCAGCCTCCACAAGCACAAGATCGACCATGTCGCCCACCTCGGGCCGAGCGCCGCCGCCGGAATCGGAACCCTCCTGAACCTCCCGACCGAGGTCATCTTCCACGCCATCGGCCAGGCGCTGCACACCACCACCGCCACACGCCAGTCGCGCAAGGGCGAGATCTCCACGTGGAAGGCTCACGCCCCCGCGTTCGCCGGCAAGATGGCCGTCGAGGCGGTCGACCGAGCCATGCGGGGCCAGACGAGCCCGACCCCCATCTACGAGGGCGAGGACGGTGTTATCGCGTGGCTGCTCGACGGACCGGATGGCCGCTACGAGGTGCCCCTGCCGGAGGCCGGCGAGGCGCGAGTGGCAATACTCGACACGTACACAAAAGAGCACTCGGCGGAGTACCAGGCGCAGGCGTGGATCGACCTCGCGCGCAGACTCGGCAACGAGCATCCGGCGCTGCGTGATCCCGCGAACATCGTGCGTGCGGTCCTGCACACCAGTCACCACACCCACTACGTGATCGGGTCGGGCGCCAACGACCCGCAGAAGTACGACCCGACCGCGAGCCGCGAGACCCTCGATCACAGCATCCCGTACATCTTCACGGTCGCCCTGCAAGACGGCGAGTGGCACCACGAGCGCTCCTACGCCCCCGAGCGGGCAGGGCGCGCGGACACCGTCGAACTGTGGAACAAGGTCACCACGGTCGAGGACGCGGAATGGACTCGTCGGTACCACTCGCTCGACATCACCGAGAAGGCGTTCGGCGGCCGCGTCGAGATCGAGCTGACCGACGGCTCGCGTGTCGTCGAGGAGATCGCCGTGGCGGATGCCCACCCGCTGGGAGCGCGTCCGTTCGCCCGCGCGCAGTACGTGCAGAAGTTCCGCGAACTCGCTGACGGGGTGCTCGCCTCCGCCGAGATTGAGCGGTTCCTCGACACCGCGCAGCGGCTCCCGGAGCTCTCGGCAGCCGAACTCGGCGGCCTCACCATCAACGGCGACTTCCCGGCCGTCACCGCGAAGGGAATCTTCTGA
- a CDS encoding bifunctional 2-methylcitrate synthase/citrate synthase, with translation MNDIRKGLVGVVADTTAISKVNPETNSLLYRGYPVQELAAKCSFEQVAWLLWKGELPTEEELAEFQRLERSQRSLHPSVRRAIDDLPLTAHPMDVVRTAVSVLGALDSTLGADPTWIDAELTQQRAIALFSQLPAIVAYTQRRLWGKEPIDAREDLGYSANFLNMTFGEVPSETVVKAFDVSMILYAEHSFNASTFTARVIASTLSDVYSSVTGAIGALKGPLHGGANEAVMHTFQEIGTADAAAAWLDEALAAKRKIMGFGHRVYKNGDSRVPTMKASLELLVAEYDRPDVIELYDTLETAMVEAKGIKPNLDYPSGPAYNLMGFDTTIFTPLFVAARVTGWTAHVMEQLASNALIRPLSAYTGVDQREVP, from the coding sequence ATGAACGACATCCGCAAGGGGCTCGTCGGCGTTGTTGCCGACACAACCGCGATCTCGAAGGTCAACCCGGAGACGAACTCGCTGCTGTATCGCGGCTACCCCGTGCAGGAGCTCGCGGCAAAGTGCTCGTTCGAGCAGGTGGCGTGGCTGCTGTGGAAGGGCGAGCTGCCGACGGAGGAGGAGCTCGCCGAGTTCCAGCGCCTTGAGCGTTCGCAGCGGTCGTTGCATCCGTCGGTGCGACGCGCGATCGACGACCTTCCGCTCACCGCCCACCCGATGGATGTCGTGCGTACGGCGGTGAGTGTGCTCGGCGCCCTCGACTCGACGCTCGGCGCCGACCCCACCTGGATCGACGCGGAACTCACCCAGCAGCGGGCGATCGCGCTGTTCTCCCAGTTGCCCGCCATCGTCGCCTACACGCAGCGGCGCCTGTGGGGCAAGGAACCGATCGATGCCCGGGAGGACCTCGGGTATTCCGCGAACTTCCTCAACATGACTTTCGGCGAGGTGCCGAGCGAGACCGTGGTGAAGGCCTTCGACGTGTCGATGATTCTGTACGCGGAGCACTCCTTCAATGCGTCCACCTTCACGGCGCGAGTGATCGCGTCCACCCTCAGTGACGTCTACTCCTCGGTGACGGGCGCGATCGGCGCACTCAAGGGGCCACTCCACGGTGGTGCAAACGAGGCAGTCATGCACACGTTCCAAGAGATCGGAACCGCGGATGCCGCTGCCGCATGGCTCGACGAGGCCCTCGCCGCGAAACGCAAGATCATGGGCTTCGGGCACCGTGTCTACAAAAACGGCGACTCGCGTGTGCCAACGATGAAGGCGTCCCTCGAACTGCTCGTCGCCGAGTACGACCGACCCGACGTCATCGAGCTCTACGACACGTTGGAGACGGCGATGGTGGAAGCGAAGGGCATCAAGCCGAACCTCGACTACCCGTCGGGACCCGCCTACAACCTCATGGGCTTCGATACGACGATCTTCACACCGCTCTTTGTCGCGGCGCGAGTAACCGGCTGGACCGCACACGTGATGGAGCAACTGGCATCCAATGCGCTCATCCGCCCGCTGAGCGCGTACACCGGAGTCGACCAGCGCGAAGTGCCGTGA
- a CDS encoding alpha/beta fold hydrolase, which translates to MQWPWRRPPLLNVVEDVGDGPTVVLIHGIASSSVTFQNVLPLLRDSHRCITIDLLGFGTSPMPEDCDYTLADHANAIRRTIRSLRLGHPFTLVGHSMGALIAARYGARWPRSVNKLVLVSPPIYLAPGELSDDLERGRMDFYLKAYRFFRENKDFTLQNAAIVERFLAIPKAMDINARTWTPFVKSLENSIESQTTVSDLAAVQAPVEVVYGSFDQFASEGSMRIVARMRGVEVHRVAASDHLIGKRLARVVAQAVG; encoded by the coding sequence ATGCAGTGGCCGTGGCGGAGACCTCCCCTCCTCAATGTTGTGGAGGACGTCGGCGATGGCCCGACGGTGGTGCTCATCCATGGCATCGCGTCGTCGTCGGTCACGTTCCAGAACGTTCTGCCGCTTCTGCGCGACTCGCATCGTTGCATCACGATCGACCTACTCGGCTTCGGCACCTCGCCCATGCCCGAGGATTGCGACTACACCCTCGCCGACCACGCGAACGCGATCAGACGCACCATCCGGAGTCTTCGGCTGGGGCATCCGTTCACTCTCGTGGGTCACTCGATGGGTGCACTCATCGCCGCCCGATACGGCGCTCGCTGGCCGCGTTCGGTAAACAAGCTCGTGCTCGTAAGCCCGCCCATCTACCTGGCGCCGGGGGAGCTCTCCGACGATCTCGAACGCGGGCGTATGGACTTCTACCTCAAGGCGTACCGCTTTTTCCGCGAGAACAAGGACTTCACGCTCCAGAACGCGGCCATCGTCGAGAGGTTCCTCGCCATCCCGAAAGCGATGGACATCAACGCGCGCACGTGGACTCCGTTTGTGAAGTCGCTCGAGAACTCGATCGAGTCCCAGACGACGGTGAGCGACCTTGCCGCTGTGCAGGCGCCCGTCGAGGTTGTGTACGGCAGCTTCGACCAGTTCGCCTCGGAGGGCTCGATGCGTATCGTCGCGCGGATGCGCGGTGTTGAGGTTCACCGGGTCGCCGCGAGCGACCACCTCATCGGGAAGCGGCTGGCTCGTGTTGTGGCGCAGGCCGTCGGCTAG
- a CDS encoding TolB family protein: MATTRILTTAIAAGMLLAAAGLPAHAADDTAAGGTIAFVSDRTGNDELYIMNSTGTEVRQLTTSPGFDRAPGWSPDGDKLVFNSRREPHADRPQIYTLDVATGEQVRVTESPLEEQRATWSGDGRSVFFHRGAFLSQPYNLIEHNLTTGDERQLTDSTDPAIWNAAPAPHPDGGALLFQSNRDAPAAIFPQRLQLLDLDTLSVTPIDLPSSLPATTSVDGPRWNADGSAFTFAADGRLFVADASGALPTWTATAVTDGSRDDSAPAFSPDGTKLVFQTYIEGEDPDGEDDRVVISTIDLSSGEITEIGEGRTPVWTAIEWFPSAEPSSPQPPAALAETGFDVPGLAVPLGLLLVGGIAVALSALVGRRRSRSPR, translated from the coding sequence ATGGCCACCACCCGAATCCTCACCACCGCGATCGCGGCTGGCATGCTCCTGGCGGCCGCCGGCCTTCCCGCGCATGCCGCCGACGATACCGCGGCAGGTGGCACCATCGCCTTCGTCTCTGATCGGACGGGCAACGACGAGCTCTACATCATGAACTCCACGGGCACCGAGGTGCGGCAGCTCACCACAAGCCCGGGCTTCGACCGAGCACCCGGCTGGAGTCCGGATGGCGACAAACTCGTCTTCAACAGCCGTCGCGAGCCGCACGCCGACCGGCCCCAGATCTACACACTGGACGTGGCAACCGGGGAGCAAGTTCGAGTCACGGAGAGCCCGCTCGAGGAGCAGCGCGCCACCTGGTCCGGTGACGGGCGCAGCGTGTTCTTCCACCGCGGAGCATTCCTGTCGCAGCCCTACAACCTCATCGAACACAACCTCACCACCGGCGACGAAAGGCAGCTGACCGACTCGACGGATCCGGCGATCTGGAACGCGGCTCCCGCGCCCCACCCCGACGGCGGCGCGCTCCTCTTCCAGTCGAACCGGGATGCACCGGCCGCGATCTTCCCGCAGCGTCTGCAGCTCCTCGATCTCGACACGCTCTCGGTGACACCGATCGACCTCCCGAGTTCGCTCCCGGCCACCACGAGTGTCGACGGGCCACGATGGAACGCGGATGGCTCGGCCTTCACCTTCGCGGCCGATGGTCGGCTCTTCGTCGCCGACGCCAGCGGCGCTCTCCCGACCTGGACCGCCACGGCGGTGACGGATGGCTCGCGCGACGACAGCGCTCCAGCGTTCTCCCCCGACGGCACAAAACTGGTGTTCCAGACGTACATCGAGGGTGAGGATCCCGACGGCGAAGATGACCGAGTTGTCATCAGTACGATCGACCTCTCCAGCGGGGAGATCACCGAGATAGGCGAAGGCCGAACGCCGGTATGGACGGCGATCGAGTGGTTCCCGTCGGCTGAGCCCTCGTCTCCGCAGCCTCCCGCAGCACTCGCGGAGACGGGGTTCGACGTCCCGGGGCTGGCCGTTCCCCTTGGCCTGCTTCTGGTCGGCGGAATCGCGGTCGCCCTCTCCGCACTCGTCGGGCGTCGCCGTTCTCGTTCGCCCCGGTAG
- a CDS encoding MarR family winged helix-turn-helix transcriptional regulator — MDHVDRILEEWQRERPDLDVSPIGIIGRLHRLAGSLTDELVSVYREHGLGEGEFDVLAALRRAGHPFERAPGDLAEHTMVTTGAMSKRIDRLEAAGLVTRRPSATDGRARVVALTAEGRAVIDRAFEAHIANEQRLVGMLDPSDREALERILRTWSEHLP, encoded by the coding sequence ATGGACCACGTCGACCGCATCCTCGAGGAATGGCAGCGCGAACGACCCGACCTCGACGTCTCACCCATCGGGATCATCGGGCGCCTGCATCGGCTCGCGGGGTCCCTCACCGACGAGTTGGTCTCCGTGTATCGGGAGCACGGCCTGGGCGAAGGCGAATTCGATGTGCTCGCCGCGTTACGGCGGGCCGGGCATCCGTTCGAACGGGCGCCGGGCGACCTCGCCGAACACACTATGGTGACGACCGGTGCGATGTCCAAGCGCATCGACAGACTCGAGGCTGCAGGGCTCGTCACGCGCAGGCCGTCGGCAACGGATGGCCGAGCTCGCGTTGTTGCGCTCACGGCCGAGGGTCGCGCGGTCATCGATCGTGCCTTCGAGGCGCACATCGCCAACGAACAGCGCCTCGTCGGGATGCTCGATCCCAGCGACCGCGAGGCACTGGAGCGCATCCTCCGCACCTGGTCCGAGCACCTGCCCTGA
- the hrpA gene encoding ATP-dependent RNA helicase HrpA has translation MSETAPTIVYPPELPVSQRRDDIMRAIRDHQVVIVAGATGSGKTTQLPKMLLELGYETIGHTQPRRIAARTIAERVAEELGQEVGGLVGYQVRFTDRVGPNTRIRLMTDGVLLAQIHRDRDLTKYNAIIIDEAHERSLTIDFLLGYLAQLLPRRPDLKVIITSATIDPESFARHFAATDGTPAPIIEVSGRTYPVEVRYRPLVAEVSEDDEGEPSEDRNYLDGITDALDELERESDGDVLVFLSGEAEIRDAEDAVRGHLARRGSTATEVLPLYGRLSAADQHKVFDRRTPGIRRRIVLATNVAETSLTVPGIRYVIDTGTARISRYSARSKIQRLPIEAISQASANQRSGRSGRTSEGIAIRLYSQEDFERRPEFTDPEILRTNLSAVILQMVSLGLGAIEDFPFIQKPDSRGVKDGLDLLRELHALDGIQITKVGRQLAQLPVDPRLGRMIVESGRHGVTREVIAIVAALTIQDPRERPLEKRAQADQQHARFVDPTSDFVTLLNLWNYLEDTQREISGNQFRRRVRAEYLNYLRVREWQDLYRQLARSAKQLGLTVGDRSTDAVGIHRSLLAGLLSHLGVRDLAKKDYAGARGTRFTIFPGSALAKKQPSSVMSAELVETSRLFARVNAAIDLAWAEPIAGDLAKRTYSEPHWEKKQGAAVAYERVTLYGVPIIVKRRVQFARIDRAYARDLFIRHALVQNEWDIHRTDKRITAFLRTNNALRARLAELEERTRRRDILLDDEAVVAFYDRRIPREVATQRDFEKWWKSARTEDPELLTMREEDLLEKTSDDDLGEGFPAEWKQGDQTLAVSYRFLPGADDDGVTIAVPLPLLAGLRSEGFDWQVPGLREELVTALIKALPKPIRKNVVPAGDWARRLLEPLAGETRPGSITEYLASEITAQTYVPTSPADFDWSRVPEHLIPSFAVTDDRGKVVERGRSLSTLQTALAPAARASVARVVDRATPAPTAAATPPPPRVERAGITTWDLGDLDRIRDSEHGGNRIRAYPALVDEGSSVAVRLMATPEDQTREHRAGVVRLLLLAVPSPTAYVQDHLSTPEKLILATSPYRTTAALFDDALVALIESLVDPSEIYTEQAFVAARDTVSAAVVDGLFDAIALVARILSAARDADKAIRDATSLALIAPLGDARSQLDALVHPDFISRAGLTRLRRYPVYLAGIVHRISKLAENVGRDRTWMHDVQRATALYVEAGGSLPLSADAPPRLVTVRWMLEEFRLSLFAQHLGTDGPVSIQRIAKALAAQ, from the coding sequence ATGTCTGAGACCGCACCCACGATCGTGTACCCGCCCGAGCTGCCCGTCAGCCAGCGGCGGGACGACATTATGCGCGCCATTCGCGACCACCAGGTCGTGATCGTTGCTGGTGCCACCGGTTCGGGCAAGACGACACAGCTGCCGAAGATGCTCCTCGAACTCGGTTACGAAACGATCGGGCACACCCAGCCGCGGCGCATCGCGGCACGAACCATCGCCGAACGTGTTGCCGAAGAACTCGGGCAGGAGGTGGGCGGACTCGTCGGCTACCAGGTGCGGTTCACCGACCGGGTTGGGCCGAACACACGCATCCGGCTCATGACCGACGGTGTGCTGCTTGCCCAGATCCACCGCGACCGCGACCTCACGAAGTACAACGCGATCATCATCGATGAGGCTCACGAGCGAAGCCTCACCATCGACTTCCTGCTCGGCTACCTGGCTCAGCTCCTTCCCCGCCGCCCCGACCTCAAGGTCATCATCACGAGCGCGACGATCGACCCCGAGAGTTTCGCCCGGCACTTCGCGGCGACGGATGGCACACCAGCACCCATCATCGAAGTCTCCGGTCGCACCTACCCCGTGGAGGTCCGCTACCGCCCCCTCGTCGCCGAGGTCAGCGAGGACGACGAAGGGGAACCGTCGGAGGATCGCAACTACCTCGACGGCATCACCGACGCGCTCGACGAACTCGAACGGGAGAGCGACGGCGACGTTCTTGTGTTCCTCTCCGGTGAAGCCGAGATCCGGGACGCGGAGGATGCCGTACGCGGGCATCTCGCACGGCGCGGGTCCACCGCCACCGAGGTGCTGCCCCTCTACGGCCGACTCAGTGCCGCGGACCAGCACAAGGTGTTCGATCGCCGCACCCCGGGCATCCGTCGGCGCATCGTGCTCGCGACGAACGTCGCCGAGACGAGCCTCACCGTGCCGGGCATCCGCTACGTCATCGACACGGGTACCGCGCGCATCAGCCGGTATAGCGCCCGGTCGAAAATTCAACGACTCCCCATCGAGGCGATCAGCCAGGCCAGCGCAAACCAGCGCTCCGGACGAAGCGGGCGTACGAGCGAGGGCATTGCCATCCGCTTGTACTCGCAGGAGGACTTCGAGCGACGGCCGGAGTTCACAGACCCGGAGATCCTCCGCACCAACCTGAGCGCCGTCATCCTGCAGATGGTCTCACTCGGTCTCGGGGCCATCGAGGATTTCCCGTTCATCCAGAAGCCCGATTCGCGTGGAGTCAAGGACGGGCTCGATCTCCTCCGCGAGCTACATGCTCTGGACGGCATACAGATCACCAAGGTCGGCCGCCAGCTCGCTCAGCTGCCCGTGGACCCGCGACTCGGACGCATGATCGTCGAATCCGGCCGCCACGGAGTCACGCGTGAGGTCATCGCTATCGTCGCGGCACTCACGATCCAGGACCCGCGCGAGCGACCCCTCGAGAAGCGCGCACAGGCGGACCAGCAGCACGCGCGCTTCGTCGACCCGACGAGCGACTTCGTCACCCTCCTGAACCTCTGGAACTATCTGGAGGACACGCAGCGCGAGATTAGCGGCAACCAGTTCCGGCGCCGGGTCCGCGCCGAATACCTCAACTACCTCCGCGTGCGGGAGTGGCAGGACCTCTACCGGCAACTCGCACGCTCCGCCAAGCAGCTGGGGCTGACCGTCGGCGACCGGTCGACGGATGCCGTGGGCATCCACCGCTCCCTCCTGGCAGGTCTGCTCAGCCATCTGGGTGTGCGCGATCTCGCGAAGAAGGACTACGCGGGCGCTCGCGGAACACGCTTCACGATCTTCCCCGGGTCGGCTCTCGCCAAAAAGCAACCGTCGTCGGTCATGAGCGCCGAACTCGTCGAAACGAGTCGTCTCTTCGCGCGCGTCAACGCCGCCATCGACCTCGCGTGGGCCGAGCCCATCGCGGGTGACCTCGCCAAGCGCACCTACTCGGAGCCGCACTGGGAGAAGAAGCAGGGTGCCGCGGTCGCCTACGAGCGAGTGACGCTCTACGGGGTACCGATCATCGTGAAGCGGCGTGTGCAGTTCGCTCGCATCGATCGGGCCTACGCGAGGGACCTGTTCATCCGGCATGCACTCGTTCAGAATGAGTGGGATATTCACCGTACGGATAAACGCATCACGGCGTTTCTCCGTACCAACAACGCACTCCGCGCGCGCCTCGCGGAACTCGAGGAGCGCACCCGCCGCCGCGACATCCTGCTGGACGACGAGGCTGTCGTCGCGTTCTACGATCGCCGCATCCCGCGCGAGGTCGCTACCCAGCGCGACTTCGAGAAGTGGTGGAAGTCTGCGCGCACCGAAGACCCCGAACTTCTCACCATGCGCGAGGAGGACCTGCTCGAGAAGACTTCCGATGACGATCTCGGCGAGGGTTTCCCGGCGGAGTGGAAGCAGGGCGACCAGACCCTCGCGGTGAGCTACCGGTTCTTGCCCGGCGCGGACGATGACGGTGTGACGATCGCCGTCCCGCTCCCGCTCCTTGCGGGCCTGCGTTCCGAGGGATTCGACTGGCAGGTGCCCGGCCTGCGGGAGGAACTGGTGACCGCTCTCATCAAGGCGCTCCCCAAACCGATCCGCAAAAACGTGGTGCCCGCCGGCGATTGGGCCCGCCGGCTGCTCGAGCCTCTCGCCGGTGAGACGCGCCCGGGGTCGATCACGGAATACCTCGCGTCGGAGATCACTGCGCAGACGTACGTACCGACGAGCCCCGCCGACTTCGACTGGTCGCGTGTGCCCGAGCACCTGATTCCGAGCTTCGCGGTGACGGATGACCGGGGCAAGGTCGTCGAGCGGGGCCGCTCGCTGTCCACCCTCCAGACCGCTCTTGCTCCCGCCGCGCGCGCCTCCGTCGCCAGGGTTGTGGACCGCGCGACCCCTGCACCCACGGCGGCGGCAACCCCTCCGCCTCCGCGCGTCGAGCGCGCCGGCATCACGACATGGGACCTCGGCGACCTCGACCGCATTCGCGACAGCGAGCACGGCGGCAACCGCATCCGCGCCTATCCGGCGCTCGTGGATGAGGGGTCGAGTGTAGCTGTCCGGCTCATGGCGACACCCGAAGACCAGACGCGAGAGCATCGCGCGGGGGTTGTGCGCCTCCTTCTCCTCGCCGTGCCGTCCCCCACGGCGTATGTGCAGGACCACCTGTCGACTCCCGAGAAGCTCATCCTCGCGACGTCGCCGTATCGCACCACCGCAGCTCTCTTCGACGATGCCCTCGTCGCGCTCATCGAGTCGCTCGTTGACCCTTCGGAGATCTACACTGAGCAGGCGTTTGTCGCCGCGAGGGACACCGTGTCCGCAGCAGTTGTCGATGGCCTGTTCGACGCGATTGCTCTCGTCGCCCGCATCCTGTCCGCGGCTCGCGATGCCGACAAGGCGATCCGGGATGCGACGAGCCTGGCCCTCATCGCGCCGCTCGGCGATGCGCGGTCCCAGCTCGATGCGCTCGTGCATCCCGACTTCATCTCGCGCGCCGGCCTGACGCGTCTGCGCCGCTACCCCGTGTATCTCGCGGGCATCGTGCACCGCATCTCAAAGCTCGCGGAGAACGTGGGCCGCGATCGCACGTGGATGCACGACGTGCAGCGGGCGACGGCCCTTTACGTCGAGGCGGGCGGGTCGCTGCCGCTTTCCGCCGATGCTCCCCCGCGCCTCGTCACGGTGCGATGGATGCTCGAGGAATTTCGTCTCAGTCTGTTCGCGCAGCACCTCGGCACCGACGGTCCGGTCAGCATCCAGCGGATAGCGAAGGCGTTAGCGGCGCAGTAG
- the prpB gene encoding methylisocitrate lyase, whose translation MLYTQKTPAEKRAALRSALATGELLRFPGAFNPLSARLIQEKNFEGVYISGAVIAADLGLPDIGLTTLTEVAGRAAQISRMTDLPTLVDADTGFGEPMNVARTVQSLEDAGVAGLHIEDQVNPKRCGHLDGKSVVDDDTAIKRIRAAADARRDANLLIMARTDIRAIEGLPASIDRAKALVDAGADAIFPEAMKDLSEFEAMTNALDVPVLANMTEFGKSELFTTQQLKDVGIRIVIYPVSLLRLAMGAAERGLDTLLSDGTLQQTVPDMQTRARLYELLDYEAYNTFDTSIYNFKV comes from the coding sequence ATGCTGTACACCCAGAAAACCCCCGCCGAGAAGCGTGCAGCCCTGCGGTCGGCCCTTGCGACGGGGGAACTACTGCGTTTCCCTGGCGCATTCAACCCGCTGAGCGCGAGGCTCATCCAGGAGAAGAACTTCGAGGGTGTCTACATCTCGGGCGCCGTGATCGCGGCGGATCTCGGCTTGCCCGACATCGGCCTCACCACGCTCACCGAGGTCGCTGGCCGTGCCGCGCAAATCTCACGCATGACCGACCTGCCCACCCTCGTCGACGCCGACACGGGCTTCGGTGAGCCCATGAACGTCGCGCGAACGGTGCAGAGCCTCGAGGATGCCGGGGTCGCCGGTCTCCACATCGAGGACCAGGTCAACCCGAAACGCTGCGGTCACCTCGACGGTAAGTCGGTCGTCGACGACGACACCGCCATCAAGCGCATTCGCGCCGCCGCCGATGCCCGCCGCGACGCGAACCTGCTGATCATGGCGCGCACCGACATCCGCGCGATCGAGGGGCTCCCGGCATCCATCGACCGCGCGAAGGCTCTCGTTGATGCCGGAGCCGACGCGATCTTCCCTGAGGCCATGAAGGACCTCTCCGAGTTCGAGGCGATGACAAACGCCCTCGACGTTCCCGTGCTGGCCAACATGACCGAGTTCGGCAAGAGCGAGCTGTTCACCACGCAGCAGCTGAAGGATGTCGGCATCCGCATCGTCATCTACCCGGTCAGCCTTCTCCGGCTCGCCATGGGTGCCGCGGAGCGGGGACTCGACACCCTCCTCTCGGACGGCACCCTCCAGCAGACGGTTCCCGACATGCAAACGCGTGCGAGGCTGTACGAGTTGCTCGACTACGAGGCCTACAACACGTTCGACACGTCCATCTACAACTTCAAGGTGTGA